Genomic window (Rhododendron vialii isolate Sample 1 chromosome 4a, ASM3025357v1):
GTGCCAAAATATCAATAATCCAATTTCCCATTTTATGAGCAtaggaaatggagagagagtgaCGAAAGAAGATTGTTCTTTTCTCAATTTGGTTACTTAATAATCATTTAGAGACTTAAATAGATTGAGGTCGATGAGAGTGAcgatgtaacgccccgatttttcaaggaatttcggaagcattaatcctaaaatacactgaattttataaactactaggccctTATTTGTCATTATAcaaaatgtatattaaaaaaaatacaaaaaaagaatctaacattttatttaaatatcttcagagcaactctagtATTGATTCAGATATCAAGCATATTCGGTCTCCGCTCTTGGTATTCCTCTTGTGTCAAACAGCTCCATcattgaaccctgcaccctctagcaaattgatcgccgaagcaaacgatttaccaggatacaaacgtatccgtgagtgataattcacccagtagaataatcccaatcctacgaaccccttactctacatttagcagatcaacaatatatcaattcacaggaggtacagaataataacacatcgtcatttcctttactatccattatcttacatgaaatctaaggatcccCTCCACAAAGTCCTTTCCTCCCATatccaccaactttgaccgtcccatggaataactcttCCTAtatttgtcctgcaccagggttctaagcgaatactGCTAAATTATGTATCTAGTCTGGATTCgcttacaaccataataaaggaacagctcaccatgacaactTAGCATTAGAggtcgcactatctcattgtcaagatcctttaccgtctcccaactctacacactgggtactttaccatacccctaATCTACACAATGAGTACTATACCGTATtcaaggatcctttaccgtttctcaaaatactgtacccggagtcctttaccgtcctccacacacacactgggtactgtaccgtatttaggatcatTTActgtatcccaaatactgtacccagagtcctttaccgtcctccacacacacactgggtactgtaccgtatttaggattctttaccgtatcccaaatactgtacccggagtcctttaccgtcctccacacacacactgggtactgtaccgtatttaggatcctttaccgtatcccaaatactgtacccggagtcctttaccgtcttccacacacactgggtactgtaccgtatttaggatcctttaccgtatcccaaatactgtacccggaatcctttaccgtcctccacacactttGAGTACTTTACCTTACTCGGGGTCCTTTACCGTttcccaactcaactaaaggtactttaccgtaccagggtcctttaccggcacccaacatccttaatcaactttaccattttatcctttacttaaccacgtctacttgttcactactcgaaaccaCCCATGAACCTAAGCTCATTCCAACAcgaacaacatgatacaatcaataacagctcgattcataacataatatatttcaatgagataaaaagtacatatcaaataatattgtgcgagtaagtaaacacataatattttatgattggaccGATGCCCTTAAGATTCGTtcaacaagtaaattaattaattatagcatgcgcttattctactaaaaataaatcaaccacATAGTTTAGGTTCAAACTGAGAACTAAAGTATATTCAGGAGGCAAACTGCAATTTCATAATATCtcactttaaaagaaaaacgtgCATGCTACAATAGCCTtcggttttcaatttttcaggaAATAGAGTACTTCTGGTTTGATTCGCGGGTATGATAAGTCCCGttataacttttcaaattcatcatATAGAAATTATTTAATACTTAGGAGAAAATAGAGAAGCAATTATTCTACCTTAAATCCAGCCGAAAGAGCGGGTACTAGTTTGCGGACGAAttcggtaaaatgaaaaagacgaCGGCGGCAGCAGGGGACTCGGGGCTAAttggaaggtggtttgtggatacttggtgatgtagtggttgatTGGGAACTTGAATATGATGTACAGAGGAATTTTATGTAGaaatctgtctctctctctattctagactcaataatagaattatgagtgaaataatatactggtgttcaattttcggatttataTGGGTATGTATAATGGGGAGAGAATAAGATGGTGAgaatgtgagaggataagtgtggaagtggtagaatggggaaggagagtgaatgagagtgatactgataatgataagagaGATAGAGGACAAATGCCACATTTGGTGGGGTTTTCTTtaatctaatgtatgtggacgcgtatCTGTATAAGatgagaatgtatgtggacgcgtttATGTATAaggtgagaatgtatgtggacgcatatatgtataggatgagagagagagaagtagagaGTTAATTTGAATATAGTTCTAGTTaggatttagataggaaagataagagatgaatatgaatctcTAATTTCCtatatatctaaagtttaaatatatatcttaaatAATAgcgcaaataatatcaattgtacacgtaataatatattttaattattcaatctaattaattattaaattaaaaatttaacaatataaatttgtattaaaaaaaattaggtcaaaaatccggatcgttacagaTGAGACAAGCGATTATCAGGTTTTCAAATTAATTGATACACAAAGCTCTCACTCACTCGCATAAAAGATAAGGAGTCCTGGCAGCTGGAACCACAACACTACCAAACTTCCGcatactctcattttttaaatgtatttttgggtatttaaattaaaatttagtattttaaatTCCTTTTGGATCATTCTTACCactaacattttttttgaacagcattCTTACCTCTAATATGCCACCCCCTCTTTGTAAAATAAGTGCCACGTActgctatatatatatcacatgtagTTTGGTTGGGAGAGGAAATAAGCTAATTAATTTGCCTTCCCTACTCTCTCAAGCAAAGTTTGATTGATCAAGTTAGAAGCACGCTACGCGATCCTAATCACCGTGTTACAAGTCAAAACACTTTTACCGAACCTTAATCATGCTAATTCGTTAACAAATCGCGCACAAACGTTCTTTAACTACTACTACAATTGGTAAACCATAAGGTGGCGTAGATGTTTGTACTCTGATAACCCTAACCTTAATTGCATGGAAATTTCAATTTATGGATAAGCATATATGGCCTAGAGAGACGTACATATGTTCTTACTCAAAGTGGAACGCAAATCATGAGCATTTCCGATGCTGCTTACGGGTTGGGAAGAAATACCATacaaatagagaaagaaatactCAAAAGAGGTGAGAATAAAGGTTGTCACTCCTCGATCGATCCCTCCCACCCCATGATCGATCAAACTTGTGGTTGAGACTTAATTGAGAGTACGTGCTTTGAAGACCTAAAGTTGCACTATTAATTAATGTAAGCTCGCTTTCAATACAAAGCTTCACGCAAGTGATGGGAGAGATCATGGGATGGGAGAGATCGAGAGGATATATATCAAATCTCTCTGCTTAATAAAGTAGTAAACAGGAAAGATGAAATGCATTTGATTCTATATAATTTGACATGGCGATAAGATCATCAAGTTATTTGAGTTTGAGCTTGTATTTGAAGATATTAATTTTGAACATTTTGGGAAGTCGGCCCGTTTAGCTTTTAAACCATATTTGAACATGTTACTATTCGACTTAATTGGTTCAGATTGGAAGTTTTGGAGAAAAAtcaagggcaaagtccacttcgACCCCTTGTGGTTATCGCTATGTGCAGATACCTCTTTCATGGTTTAAAACTGATTACATAACCtacttgtggttttgaaaatgtgcggatagaccccctaccgtcatgtttttcatccatattaacggacacaatattaaaagaccgatataccctcatcatgtcctttgattcttctttttttttaaatttaaccaTACCATCTCCTATACTAAAAAttaaatccaaaccgttgatattgtaaattttgacgagtactacatctatgccaaaattcatgtcaatcaaaaaatgaaaagctcatgaTCGAATcgatttttttatgaaattaaaatttcaaatttgaatttactaaaaattagatcattgggttattgatgcctgatcgagataattttttacagagatactctattctttatttaatacattatgaatgactcagattacattctagaggcatGTGAGATACACCTTcgttcactacaagaaaaattacattgggtgacgaacGAAAATCGTcataaattgcatgtttttcatcacaaataatattggtgacgaaaaaaaatttgtcgactaaaggttgtcgagaattcctacctggtgacgaaatctatttttcgtcacctatagtgacttttgatgacgaaatttttttcctcgcttattgtgctttttggcgacgaaaaaattcatcaccgatgggtcacatcggtgacgaaatttttcgttgcaaaaaacattttcatatggaaaaaaaatccttctttcttgctcctactgggtttcgaacccaagTCCCTTAAGTTTTTCGCACATGTTTCTACCAattgcaccacacacacttttcaattaatatttgaaatatctaatatataacatatacttttaacataaaaatatatttcaaatgtaattttgaacatttaaacattaaaattaacaattttgataaacataaaagttgtagacaattgagttattgttcaaatccaatttgaattatcttaatcggagtttttagtaaagagttatgtccgaaatacatttagtgacaaagcacAATTCATAAATTCCGTCACGgaaggtacccatttgatgacgaaatatatttttcttaaaagcgTTAAAATgatgacgaaattatttttcgtcaccaaagttaagcatttggtgacgaaaaaagtATTTCGTTATTAAATTTgtctcatttggcgacgaaatatattttttgtcaccaaatgcttaactttggtgatgaaaaataatttcatcacattttttaagctttcagcgacgaaaaatgtatttcatcaccaaatgggtacttttggtgacgaaaatattttttttgtcactaaacaagtataattggtgacgaaattatttcgtcacggaatttgtcaaaacagtgacaaatttattttttagtcgccaaatatactaatttagtgaactttttcgtcaccaatttcaattttcttgtagtggttaatatggatggaaaacatgatggCAGAGGGTCTatctgcacattttcaaaaccacaggtatgTTATGTAGTCAATTTTGAATCATGAGGGTGGATATCCGCATATGGCGATAACTACAGAGaatgaaagtggactttgcccaaaAATCAACCTGTTCGATATTGGCTCACAATTGACGCTGTTATGACAGCCACGAATATCATGAGCAAGCTGAGGTCAGGAATGAGGAGTTAATTTCAAAAGGTTGGCTGGATGGTCAAGATTTGGAACTTAGTAGTTTGTTATCCCTCCTAACATTCCCGGTTTGAAGCTTTGCTCAAGTTTCAATTAGGCTCTCTGCAAGTGAACGATGAAATTAATTGGATCCGTAGAATCAATCGAGATGTCCGTAAGCTAGCCCAGAAACCtaagtaataaaaaaagaagggaagagGTTTAAGAATATGCATGTATATCGATCTCACACGTACTTAGTACAGTACTTAGAGACAAAGATTGCGATACCCACATTTAATTGCTAGCCTTGATTCAATGAATTTTAGGTTTTGTGATGAAATACAGTAAAATTGATGTCCATGAATGAGCGCCTGCCTGCATCTTTTATACTCCCCTTTTGGCTGGAAGTCTCTGTTGCTTGAGAAACCGGTTTatatgttttgaataattttgttcaccacTAACTCCGACGATTTCAACACCATAATGATCAAATGTGGCAATAGTAGTATATAAGCTAATTTCCATGTTTGCCTCAAATTGTTGCTTTTATTAAATAGAAAATACGGCACTAGATGAGGAGCGGAGGTGGTATATATGGAGGGCGGGGTGTCATGTGCCACTCCCAGTTTTGTAAACAAAACTATTTCTTTAttgcaaaaataatattattctATAGAGTGCCGGTATTATTTGTAGGTATTAagtattttttggattaaaaaataaaatacttcgtGCATAATTTAATATATTTCTTAACaccaaattaattaaagaactactgaaaattttaactttgtgtttagtaatttcaaaaattatgcacgaaagtactatatttttatttggaaattgcACTTCTTATCGTAAGAGATTATCTTTGCGGGACAGAGAATGTACGTTGATTTTGGGTGCCGCCTCCGGTTGAAATCCTGACTCCGCCACTTAAATCATACGCGTGCCCCTTTTTTCCTATTTAGAGTATTCAGGTAAAACTACACgcacttttaatttttggaataaTTTGTCTTTCTATGAACATGGACCGATTAAAATTGAGATAAATCTCAAATGATTGTCACGACTCGATAAGAATTGATAACACTCAAGATGTTCCGAACCTCATCATTCACCAAACCCTAATATCCAGAGTTTAAACCTATAACTTTTGAGACAGTAACAATTCGATCGGTGGGACCAAATGAAGTCAATTGGGCCACCCAATTCCCACAAGGGTCGAATcacatatacatacaaataACCACGTGGGATCTATCCAAAAATGGTCCCATGAATTCAGAATTGACACGAAGAAGTCCTGCAAATTAAATCGGTCCATTTCCCTTCTTAAACCCTACCCATTCGGCAAGGATTGGGACCAACTTCGTAAAGATATATGGATCGATGGAGAAGTCAAAATGATCAAACTTGGGTCTAAGGACTTCCTTCTGCCACGTCTTCAGTAATTGACGGAGTCCGTCCAGCTGTACcaaagagtttaaaaaaaaattaaataagaaaataattttgacacttCATGTATGTGTTGATAGCCACACtccaatacttattttttagtgttcaTGGTAAGAATATTTTGAATGTTAAAAGATAAATAACAAAGTGTTaacttaattaaaaaatgaagtgcCAAAATTAATATCTAGGAAAAGAGGATTTGTATGTACGCATACTACTTTAATACAGTAATTCACATTTTCATGATTCTGGACTAGAAAGGTACGTACGTAATCTCATCATTCTATCGAAACAAATGAAAAGCTTGTAATTTCATGTGGACAATGACTAAAAACAGTGCCTTTTAAATTAAAAAGGTGATTCCTTTAATTGTTAAGGAATATATGGTAACATTTACTTTCACGAAAGCATTTCAATGAAATTACGAAAAATCTACGACTCCTATATATGTTGTTGCCCTGACAGATTGTGATAGTTATCCTTAGAATTGACTGATACTAAATACTTTGTACATATGGTGAGTTGGATTCTGAATTCGAGCCAATGAAGCAACATAGATTATTGTGTTAGCACGTGAATTTATCAAATAGTCCTTGCAATTtataaaaaatgtattattttaaaGACTGtttgcacacaaaaaataaggggtgtgtaaatcaatttccaaaacaaattgTGAATTACTAAGGCCCCGTTTTGAAACgtaaaataagtccttatttttaagaaggcaattttaagtttaaaaataattgatttattgattttcaaaaaataaaaagtaaccTTTacgtccctttttttttttggaatgaataCCTGGAAGCGCCTAAACACATGTCTCACAGGGGGGACCAATTTGGTGGCTTCAAAAAAAGGCACGCGGCCTACAAACATTCCTGCCGCCATacccccattctctctctctctttctcatgaCTATCTATTCAGACTATTCCACCACGTTTTCATTCAAAAAGCCTCCCCTGTTTCTCGCGACCCAAACACTACAAAAGAAAATCTCAATTTTGGTTACCGTTTTACCTTATTACCCCTATATGACTGATTTGGttccagtattttttttttcctcggcagAAATTATTACTACTCCTATTAGAATTGTTAGATTAGCATGTTAGATGACGAGTTAAACTCGTAATCTCCAACTTCTAAAACTAATAAAGTTTATTCCCTGATGTCATCATGAAGAGTTAAACTCATAAACAAGCtagcttatttgcttattttgagtaaaaatataTAGTCATAACTAAGCAGACGAACTAAACAGGTCCTAAGCAAGAATCATGGTTTATTTAAGTACATTATTGTCCCTAATTGGTTTGGAAAATTGCACCTTCTTATCCTTAATCTAGAACTTGAAGAAAGTTTGTTGATGCATGTGGGTTCAGACCCCATGGACTGGTTTCAAATATTCCTAATTCAcatagtaatatatatatatataaataaaagaCGCAAGCGACAATGACAACGACTCCTTTTAAgtcaagagaagagaagagataGTGGAACCAATTATGCACATTACACATAAATATTAGTATTAGTATTGCACGAacaagttaaaagaaaaaagaaagaatatatataataattaagcTTTCTTCTTTAGTACCATCCACAGTAAACATGACCAGTACAAAAGACAATTCTCAATGAATCTAAAAATTACAAGTTTAACCTTCTCTCAGAAATAAAATTTCCAATCAAGAAAATATAGCTAGTACAAGTATGGTGGTAATACACAACAAATGcgcgagtaattattcagtgttAACTCCTTGGGCACTGGCAAGTGGTGCTCTAACCTATTTCACAATCGTTCATTTACGCATTACTTGTATATCTAAATTGTAGGTTTACGTAAGTGAGCAATTGTGAAGCGTTGTGATCGGCACCACGTGACAGTATCCGAGGagcacccaataatttttcctagTATTTTGCAAGTCTGTGCTGTCTACATGCtgttgagctgctgctgtaagAACAAAATGTCCTCAACATTCCACAAATTGTCGGATATGTCCCCAGCGTCAAACAACTGGCTGTTCTGCTCCACGGCTTGGAATTCTAAACCAGGGTTAAAGTAACCAGAGGGGCTGGTTAGGGAATCACAATAAGTACCCTGATTTACTTGGTAATAATGCTGATTAGcattattattagtattatagTTACTATTCACCGGGTAATTGGAGTAATAATCAGTCAAATCTGAAGCCGGTGAAACCTGCCCACCAAACGAGTCCGAAGACGCCCCCGTGCTAGAATTCTCCGGAGTGTAACTTGTATTAACCTGCGCACCGCCGAATTCTCCGGCATAAATGGCCGGTGGCGGAATGACTtggccggtggtggtggtggtggaggaggaggaggcggaggcggaggcggCCGAAGCTGCttgaattctctccaccaaTCTTGGCATCCAGAGATAGCGCATGGTGTCCTTGAATTGCTTGCTGTTAACGTCACATTTGAGCTGTTTTGCGTGCTTTTGAACCCGTGTTCGCCAGTAGTTCTTGATCTCATTATCAGTCCTTCCCGGTAAATATTGAGCAATTTTTGACCACCTATCATGATAAAATAGTAATTCAGAACCAGATATCCATGCCCATAAACTATGGGAACTTAAATTTCATACAAAACGATAGGAAACCACATTTTTGATATTACGAGTCATGACAGTGGTCGTTTGGTTTGACTATATTATATATTGTAGCTAGGTAGATAAGAATATATGTAGTCGATCTTTTAAAAAACAATCACATATTTTTCGACACTCTCGATAGGACGTTTTCGACATCGAACTTGTAATATTATTCGCAgtcttattatttttaacaaatagtgcgtgcgtgtgtgtgtgtgtgtgtgttgggtgGGGGGGGAGACGTACGTACCGATTGCCCCAACGAGAATGAAGGTCGAGAATCAAAAGTTGCTCCTCGAGAGTAATATTCCCACGTCGAACATCCGGACGTAAGTAATTCAGCCACCTCAATCTGCAACTTTTTCCTGTTCGCTTTAGACCTGTTCAATTCAACGAATCATATGATCAGTACTAAACTTACTTTGTATAAAAGATAATGCCTGATTCCTCAGAAAAAGAAGATACAGAAACAAGGGAAGATTagtcccccctctctctctgtgtgtgtgtttgttttttttggtacttctgCTTATGAACTTCCTTTATTTAATAATTAGGTTCTCTTTTTCTCACGTGGTGCTGATAAAGTAAACATCGGGTCTTCTTTCATCATAATCCCCAAGAAAGTTGAATGCGCACGTACGTACATGCTTGTTTCCAAGACAAATTACACCAATTAAGGGAATCTCAAACTTTGCCAGCTTTGAAAATGCACGTTTTGCCGTCAGCATCCGCATGCTTGTGTTCGCATCGACTAATTTTACTTTTGAACACGCTAAAAGACAAATCATTCATGTCAGAACTAAGCGATTCACCATAGTTTAATTTCTAGAGTTGAGTTACTCTTACTTGAAGGAGTTTTTGTG
Coding sequences:
- the LOC131323490 gene encoding transcription factor MYB108-like; the encoded protein is MDVYEGSYCNSNNSMQLSDDQEDIQDQMAMRRGPWTVEEDLMLMNYVANHGEGRWNSLARCAGLKRTGKSCRLRWLNYLRPDVRRGNITLEEQLLILDLHSRWGNRWSKIAQYLPGRTDNEIKNYWRTRVQKHAKQLKCDVNSKQFKDTMRYLWMPRLVERIQAASAASASASSSSTTTTTGQVIPPPAIYAGEFGGAQVNTSYTPENSSTGASSDSFGGQVSPASDLTDYYSNYPVNSNYNTNNNANQHYYQVNQGTYCDSLTSPSGYFNPGLEFQAVEQNSQLFDAGDISDNLWNVEDILFLQQQLNSM